A stretch of the Actinoalloteichus fjordicus genome encodes the following:
- a CDS encoding Scr1 family TA system antitoxin-like transcriptional regulator encodes MAKVTPTAKKLLLGREIAYLRDRAGLSQSEAAALIEKRQSQFTALESGQASITPGDLRLLLGGLGVTEEQHISALLELRRGNHQRGRWTGIRSLYNEDFRTLVDLEEHCDLIRTVECEVPPGLLQCEAFTRALYSYAHTGPDLDDRVQARLARQAIYHKPEPPQAAFVISESALRRQYGPPEVMREQIDYMIALSTLPNVRLQVLPFKTRVQSASIRDGFVLLRIPSPGVAGPLEFAYTENEAELRYLDDKRTVTILDTAWARLAGAALSFDDSREFLRVVADEYC; translated from the coding sequence ATGGCGAAGGTCACGCCAACCGCAAAGAAGCTGTTGCTCGGCCGCGAGATCGCCTACCTGCGAGATCGGGCAGGGCTGTCCCAGAGCGAGGCCGCCGCGTTGATTGAGAAGCGACAGAGCCAGTTCACCGCCCTGGAGTCCGGCCAGGCGAGTATCACGCCCGGCGACCTGCGACTGCTGCTCGGCGGGCTGGGGGTGACCGAGGAGCAGCACATCAGCGCCCTGCTGGAGTTACGCCGAGGCAATCACCAACGGGGCAGATGGACCGGCATTCGCAGTCTCTACAACGAGGACTTCCGGACACTGGTGGATCTGGAGGAGCACTGCGACCTGATTCGCACCGTCGAGTGCGAGGTGCCGCCGGGTCTGCTGCAGTGTGAGGCGTTCACCCGCGCGCTCTACTCCTACGCGCACACCGGACCCGATCTCGACGACCGGGTTCAGGCGAGGCTGGCGAGACAGGCGATCTACCACAAGCCGGAGCCCCCGCAGGCGGCGTTCGTGATCTCGGAGTCGGCGCTGCGGCGGCAGTACGGCCCGCCCGAGGTGATGCGTGAACAGATCGACTACATGATCGCCCTGTCGACGCTGCCCAACGTTCGTCTCCAGGTGCTGCCCTTCAAGACCAGGGTGCAGAGTGCCTCGATCCGTGACGGCTTCGTGCTCCTGCGAATCCCCTCTCCGGGTGTCGCCGGTCCCTTGGAGTTCGCCTACACCGAGAACGAGGCAGAACTGCGGTACCTGGACGACAAGCGGACGGTGACGATATTGGACACTGCCTGGGCCCGATTGGCAGGCGCGGCACTGAGCTTCGACGACTCCCGCGAATTTCTGCGGGTGGTGGCGGATGAGTACTGTTGA
- a CDS encoding DUF397 domain-containing protein translates to MTSYGAQDMKAKPTEFSRFDFRTSSYSGENGNNCVEVARLTDVVGLRDSKVEFGSSHDVVLRVSLSAFAGLLTAVKDGRLSR, encoded by the coding sequence ATGACCAGCTATGGAGCCCAGGACATGAAAGCCAAGCCGACTGAGTTCTCTCGGTTCGACTTCCGTACGTCCAGTTACAGCGGTGAGAACGGCAACAACTGTGTCGAGGTCGCGCGGCTGACCGACGTGGTCGGCCTTCGCGACAGCAAGGTCGAGTTCGGCTCCTCGCACGACGTGGTGCTTCGGGTGTCGCTGTCGGCCTTCGCCGGCCTGCTGACCGCAGTGAAGGACGGGCGGTTGAGTCGCTAG